A section of the Agarivorans litoreus genome encodes:
- a CDS encoding DUF3297 family protein: protein MSENNAKPALPDHLAGNPRSPFHVAECFEHDIGIKLNGKERTDVEEYCISEGWVKIPSPKAKDRFGQPMLIKLKGEVEAFYK, encoded by the coding sequence ATGAGCGAAAATAACGCTAAACCTGCTTTGCCAGATCACCTTGCGGGCAACCCTCGCAGCCCTTTCCATGTTGCCGAGTGTTTCGAGCACGACATTGGCATTAAACTTAATGGCAAAGAGCGCACCGACGTTGAAGAATACTGCATTAGCGAAGGTTGGGTAAAAATCCCGTCTCCTAAAGCTAAAGACCGTTTTGGCCAGCCAATGCTGATTAAACTTAAGGGTGAAGTAGAAGCCTTTTACAAATAG
- a CDS encoding ISAs1 family transposase, whose amino-acid sequence MNLIEHLSVVEDTRSDINQKHNLIDVMFLVISAIASGCEGWQDIEFFGEEKLDWLRKYRPFEHGIPRRHTIARILRSVVAESLLEALALWINEQRTTQNKPIIAFDGKVLRGSYRNDRKTALQLVTAYDTERGLVLSQKPTETKNGEISIVRQMLDVINVKGSVVTVDALHCQRETLEKIKEKQAHVVVQVKNNQPKLRAAVVEQFQAIFDAGKEKIVTEVKEKKHGRSEERYVFQIKAKLPDELAKKWPTIRSIIAVERHRVINGKGTVDTSYYISSLSPNHKLLGHYIRQHWRIENSQHYVLDVVFKEDSSRITLDGAVENIALSRRFVMNMLKQCECGAPSQKVKLKKAGWNDDYRARVFFGL is encoded by the coding sequence TTGAACCTTATTGAACACTTATCTGTTGTAGAAGATACTCGATCGGACATCAACCAGAAACACAACCTTATTGATGTTATGTTCCTTGTGATCAGCGCTATCGCATCGGGATGCGAAGGTTGGCAAGACATTGAATTTTTTGGAGAAGAAAAACTCGACTGGTTAAGAAAATATCGACCATTCGAGCATGGCATCCCTCGAAGACACACGATAGCTCGCATCTTGCGTTCCGTTGTTGCGGAATCTTTGCTTGAAGCTTTGGCTCTTTGGATTAACGAACAACGAACTACTCAGAACAAACCCATTATCGCTTTTGACGGAAAGGTTCTACGGGGCTCCTATCGTAACGACAGGAAAACAGCATTGCAGTTGGTCACGGCTTACGACACCGAGCGTGGCCTCGTTCTAAGCCAAAAGCCGACTGAGACTAAAAATGGTGAAATAAGCATTGTTCGTCAAATGCTTGATGTCATTAATGTAAAGGGTAGTGTTGTCACGGTTGATGCACTGCATTGCCAGCGTGAAACACTAGAAAAAATCAAAGAAAAACAAGCGCATGTTGTTGTCCAGGTTAAGAATAATCAGCCCAAGCTTAGAGCGGCTGTTGTGGAGCAGTTCCAAGCGATTTTTGATGCAGGTAAAGAGAAAATAGTCACCGAGGTCAAAGAGAAAAAACATGGTCGCAGCGAAGAGCGATACGTATTTCAGATAAAGGCCAAATTGCCCGACGAATTGGCGAAGAAATGGCCGACGATAAGAAGCATCATAGCAGTGGAACGCCATCGTGTGATCAATGGTAAAGGTACTGTAGATACCTCTTACTACATTAGTTCTTTGTCGCCAAACCACAAACTACTGGGCCATTATATTCGCCAGCATTGGCGGATTGAGAACAGCCAACATTATGTTTTAGATGTTGTTTTTAAAGAAGATAGCTCTCGTATTACTTTAGATGGTGCCGTTGAAAACATTGCGTTATCTAGACGTTTTGTGATGAATATGCTCAAGCAATGCGAATGTGGTGCGCCGAGCCAAAAAGTGAAGCTGAAGAAAGCGGGTTGGAACGATGATTATAGGGCAAGAGTCTTCTTTGGGTTATAA
- a CDS encoding methyl-accepting chemotaxis protein, whose amino-acid sequence MISNSAQLADKQVLYILLAHLPVVGLLVPIGYASHSFALTMSVLISIVALLNYTYMRGTRLSSCINAMLLMVYSMVMIQAQLGRLEMHFHIFAALAFVLIYKDWLPVVAAAGLIAVHHLVFTALQLNDASLGGIPVILYSTGCSWGTAFVHAAFVVVESGVLIFYAINMAKDAKVSNSVILAVDKLAENKDLTATITSNTEHPTVIAFNTLITEFNELFSDLKQSIVDINGLVSGLNQQSSETKEIVMQQMQQSDSVASASVQLSHSARHVADNASNAANAAESVEAQIQSGSKDVDESVAATQTLNSLLSDSEVYTSQLNDNVQGINAVIEVIKAISEQTNLLALNAAIEAARAGELGRGFAVVADEVRALAARTQQSTGEVNQIIDTLQTNASQVVDSMQKGLVYSDESKAKIESGGSALSQINQSVSDMRDVNTQIANSTTEQTDACNQIEQSINEIRDKNTVLIEQSQLLADTAEKVANTMLSLEQRVALYQTQK is encoded by the coding sequence ATGATTTCTAACTCCGCACAGCTAGCCGATAAGCAGGTACTGTACATTTTATTGGCTCATTTACCAGTAGTAGGGCTGCTGGTACCTATTGGTTACGCAAGCCATTCTTTTGCGCTAACCATGTCGGTGCTCATCTCTATTGTAGCCTTGCTTAACTATACGTATATGCGCGGAACTCGTCTGTCTTCTTGCATAAATGCCATGTTGCTGATGGTGTATTCCATGGTAATGATTCAGGCCCAATTGGGCCGATTAGAAATGCATTTTCATATCTTTGCGGCCTTGGCGTTTGTATTGATCTACAAAGATTGGTTACCAGTGGTGGCTGCGGCGGGCTTAATTGCCGTGCATCACTTGGTGTTTACTGCTTTGCAGCTAAATGATGCGAGTTTAGGCGGTATACCGGTGATTTTATATAGCACCGGTTGCTCCTGGGGAACGGCTTTTGTGCACGCAGCTTTTGTGGTGGTAGAAAGTGGGGTACTGATTTTTTACGCGATCAACATGGCTAAGGATGCGAAGGTGTCGAACTCGGTTATTTTGGCCGTCGATAAGTTGGCTGAAAACAAAGACCTTACTGCCACTATTACCAGCAATACTGAGCACCCCACGGTGATTGCATTCAATACTTTAATTACCGAATTCAATGAACTGTTTAGCGACTTAAAACAATCTATTGTCGATATAAATGGTTTAGTGAGTGGGCTAAACCAGCAAAGTAGCGAAACCAAAGAAATTGTTATGCAGCAAATGCAGCAAAGTGATTCTGTCGCTAGCGCCTCTGTGCAGTTATCCCATTCGGCGCGTCATGTGGCTGATAATGCCAGCAATGCGGCAAATGCCGCGGAGTCCGTAGAGGCGCAAATTCAGTCTGGCTCAAAAGATGTAGATGAATCGGTAGCTGCCACCCAAACACTAAATAGCTTGCTTAGCGATTCGGAAGTTTATACCAGCCAACTTAACGACAATGTACAAGGAATTAACGCGGTTATCGAAGTGATTAAAGCGATATCGGAACAAACCAATTTGCTGGCCTTAAATGCCGCCATTGAAGCCGCCCGCGCAGGCGAGTTAGGGCGCGGTTTTGCAGTAGTGGCTGATGAAGTGCGGGCATTGGCAGCCAGAACCCAGCAATCGACAGGAGAGGTTAATCAAATCATCGATACCTTGCAAACCAACGCTTCGCAAGTGGTAGATTCAATGCAAAAAGGGTTGGTGTATTCCGATGAGTCTAAAGCCAAAATTGAGTCTGGTGGTAGCGCGCTTTCTCAAATTAATCAGAGCGTAAGTGATATGCGCGATGTGAATACCCAAATAGCTAACAGCACCACCGAACAAACCGATGCTTGTAACCAGATAGAGCAAAGTATTAATGAGATCAGAGACAAAAACACCGTGTTAATTGAGCAAAGCCAGTTGCTTGCCGATACCGCAGAAAAAGTCGCTAATACTATGCTTTCGCTGGAGCAACGAGTCGCCTTGTATCAAACTCAAAAGTGA
- a CDS encoding SCO family protein, protein MNQYLVKFRALLLFVCPAVFAFALPFVKPVSQAGDFYGQLSQAQAYNILLNQQGELSDYHGKYTYLFLGFQGCSQACPRQLLNLAALADDAALQAAQFLYIDLVMSAPQQAFSSAMLNKVEFRQVADFQQSIEVSQRFPGYVSTSFDQQVVDHSAYLYLLNPQGEVSLVYTQQNLDISQVVTDFKLLQQGDLL, encoded by the coding sequence ATGAACCAGTATCTCGTTAAATTTAGGGCACTTTTGCTGTTTGTTTGCCCAGCCGTGTTTGCTTTTGCGTTGCCATTTGTAAAGCCAGTTTCCCAAGCTGGCGATTTTTATGGGCAACTTAGCCAAGCTCAGGCTTACAATATTTTGCTAAATCAGCAGGGTGAGCTTAGTGATTACCATGGCAAATATACTTATTTGTTTTTGGGCTTTCAGGGCTGTAGTCAGGCTTGCCCTCGCCAGTTACTCAATTTAGCGGCCTTAGCCGATGATGCGGCATTACAGGCCGCCCAGTTTTTGTATATTGATTTAGTGATGTCTGCCCCTCAACAGGCCTTTAGCTCTGCGATGTTAAACAAGGTGGAGTTTCGTCAGGTTGCTGACTTTCAGCAATCTATCGAGGTATCACAACGCTTTCCAGGTTATGTCTCAACCAGTTTCGACCAGCAAGTTGTTGACCACTCAGCATACTTGTACCTGCTTAACCCTCAAGGTGAGGTGAGCTTGGTATATACCCAGCAAAACCTTGATATTAGCCAGGTAGTTACCGATTTTAAGTTATTGCAACAAGGTGATTTATTATGA
- a CDS encoding NAD(P)H-binding protein has translation MTATTLIIGAKGKTGRRVESLLQAKGISTRGVSRSSSPAFDWLKPDTWLEAMQGCESAYVTYQPDLAVPAAKQHIAEFIVQAKKAGIKHLVLLSGRGEQGAEQAEQQLINSGLKWNVVRASWFSQNFSEGFLIESVIAGQVALPAGDVLEPFVDVDDIAEVAVACLTKPALANTLFEVTGPELLTLRDCVAQVAQAQNKPIEFIDISVSQFVEALKKQGMPADMLWLMNELFGSVMDGRNSHLCKGVEQALGRKPKSFSAYAAEAHAAGAWQL, from the coding sequence ATGACAGCAACCACCTTAATTATTGGCGCAAAAGGTAAAACCGGACGTCGCGTAGAATCACTACTGCAGGCTAAAGGCATAAGTACTCGCGGTGTTTCCCGCTCAAGCTCTCCAGCTTTTGATTGGCTCAAACCAGATACTTGGCTAGAGGCAATGCAGGGTTGCGAGTCTGCTTACGTAACTTACCAACCCGATCTGGCGGTTCCCGCCGCCAAACAACATATTGCGGAGTTTATCGTACAGGCTAAAAAAGCCGGCATAAAACACCTAGTGTTGCTATCGGGCAGAGGTGAGCAAGGCGCCGAGCAGGCAGAGCAACAACTCATTAATAGCGGTTTAAAGTGGAATGTAGTGCGAGCCAGTTGGTTTTCGCAAAACTTTAGTGAAGGCTTTTTAATTGAGTCGGTGATCGCCGGACAAGTTGCTTTGCCAGCCGGTGATGTATTAGAGCCCTTTGTCGATGTAGACGACATTGCCGAAGTGGCAGTAGCTTGTTTAACTAAACCGGCTTTAGCAAATACTTTGTTTGAAGTAACGGGCCCCGAGTTATTAACCCTGCGCGACTGCGTGGCGCAAGTTGCTCAAGCACAAAATAAGCCCATTGAGTTTATCGATATTAGTGTAAGCCAGTTTGTTGAAGCACTAAAAAAACAAGGCATGCCAGCAGACATGTTATGGCTAATGAATGAGTTATTTGGGTCGGTAATGGATGGTCGAAATAGCCATTTGTGCAAGGGGGTAGAGCAAGCTTTGGGGCGCAAGCCTAAATCTTTTTCTGCCTATGCGGCGGAAGCTCATGCAGCAGGTGCCTGGCAACTATAG
- a CDS encoding AraC family transcriptional regulator, which translates to MSINPVFFPTANDPLGETLHQLRVDGGLYCRSVLRGDWSISMPLLPGKLMFHIVTKGQCWLCINNQAPQQLKQGSLVLIPHTLGHSLTSNPQLSPTPLFESGVKRLSERYETLEINQSGELTEVTCGVLGFDQLAAQQLIQQLPPVLSLHQSELEHPQWLTNTLDLITAEAQQLKPGGETIITHLADILVIQLIRHWLEQAPQASEGWLGALRDKQIGIALRAIHHQPEKSWTVASLAQECGMSRSGFSARFSQLIGNSVKNYLTQWRMNLAHQRLQQQHVPLIELAEELGYNSEAAFSRAFKRVIGKSPGKVYSM; encoded by the coding sequence ATGTCCATCAATCCGGTATTTTTTCCTACTGCTAACGACCCTTTGGGAGAAACGCTGCATCAACTGCGGGTAGATGGCGGATTGTATTGTCGCTCGGTGTTGCGCGGGGACTGGTCTATCTCTATGCCGCTTTTGCCTGGTAAGTTGATGTTTCACATAGTGACGAAAGGCCAGTGCTGGTTGTGTATTAACAATCAAGCTCCGCAACAACTAAAACAAGGCAGTTTGGTATTAATACCGCACACACTTGGTCATAGCTTAACGAGCAATCCTCAACTAAGCCCCACGCCACTTTTTGAGTCTGGGGTAAAACGCCTAAGTGAGAGATACGAAACCTTAGAGATTAACCAAAGCGGCGAGTTAACAGAGGTAACCTGTGGTGTGCTCGGCTTCGACCAGCTGGCGGCGCAACAACTCATTCAGCAATTGCCACCGGTATTAAGCCTGCACCAAAGTGAGTTAGAACACCCGCAATGGCTTACCAATACCCTTGATCTTATTACCGCTGAAGCGCAGCAACTTAAACCTGGCGGGGAAACCATCATTACCCACTTGGCCGATATTCTGGTGATACAGCTCATTCGCCATTGGCTTGAACAAGCGCCACAGGCCAGTGAAGGTTGGTTGGGAGCATTACGCGATAAACAAATAGGCATCGCCTTACGGGCGATTCACCACCAGCCAGAAAAAAGCTGGACAGTGGCAAGCCTAGCCCAAGAATGTGGTATGTCGCGCTCGGGGTTTTCAGCCCGGTTTAGCCAACTCATTGGCAACAGCGTTAAAAACTACCTCACTCAATGGCGAATGAACCTCGCTCATCAGCGCTTACAGCAACAGCACGTTCCGTTAATAGAACTGGCCGAAGAGCTCGGCTATAACTCTGAAGCGGCTTTTTCTCGGGCGTTTAAGCGGGTAATTGGCAAATCACCAGGTAAGGTCTACTCAATGTAG
- a CDS encoding alkyl/aryl-sulfatase yields the protein MHPLQFAITSAVIMLFSLPSLAATEPKPATEFTKKANAAVLESLPFNDTEDFENAQRGFIAQPDTLTIKSADGKVVWDLEQYKAFISVDKAAPDTVNPSLWRNAQLVIQYGLFEVTPNIYQVRSYDLSNITFVKGDTGWIVFDPLISPETAKAALDLINQKLGERPVLGIIYSHSHIDHYGGATGLVTKADVEAGKVQILAPEHFTEHAVSENVIAGNAMGRRAVYMYGALLPRNATGGVNGGLGMTTSTGLAGLLLPTQEIKETGEVVSIDGVEMEFQMTPGTEAPAEMNTWFAKWNALWMAENTTNTMHNILTLRGAQVRDALKWSSFLNETIERWGDTVEVKFQSHHWPVWGNDNIVPYFKKQRDIYKFTHDQSVRLMNQGYNGEEISEMLKLPPELESNWPTRGYYGTLRHNSRAVYQRYMGWYNGNPSDLNNLPQEMVAKKYMEFMGGEAQVLEKAQASFDKGEYRWVAEVMKHAVFANQQNQAAKELLADAYEQLGYQAESGPWRSVYLQGAYELRNGVPSAGGTQTATPDTIRAMTPDMLFDYLAVRLIAEKAQGKSFTINIDFTDIDSHHSLTLENAVLNHSQKQVAKADVSLSLSMQTMNNIQLKQLSFDDAIANGDIKIAGDKVVFDSFLAMLDEFNFWFNIVTP from the coding sequence ATGCACCCACTTCAGTTTGCGATTACTAGCGCTGTTATAATGCTATTCAGCTTGCCAAGCTTAGCTGCTACCGAACCCAAACCAGCCACCGAGTTTACCAAAAAAGCCAATGCTGCTGTATTGGAAAGCCTTCCCTTCAACGACACCGAAGATTTTGAGAATGCCCAACGCGGCTTTATTGCTCAACCAGACACCCTTACCATTAAATCGGCCGACGGCAAGGTTGTATGGGACTTAGAGCAGTACAAAGCGTTTATATCGGTAGATAAGGCTGCGCCAGACACGGTAAACCCCAGCCTTTGGCGCAATGCTCAACTGGTTATTCAATACGGTTTATTTGAAGTTACACCTAATATTTATCAAGTGAGATCTTACGATCTATCTAACATTACCTTTGTTAAAGGCGACACCGGTTGGATAGTATTCGACCCGCTCATTTCACCAGAAACCGCCAAAGCAGCCCTAGACTTAATTAATCAAAAATTAGGGGAGCGCCCAGTGCTTGGCATTATTTATAGCCATAGTCATATCGACCATTACGGTGGCGCTACTGGTCTTGTTACCAAAGCCGATGTAGAAGCAGGAAAGGTGCAAATTTTAGCGCCAGAACACTTTACCGAACACGCGGTATCAGAGAATGTGATTGCCGGCAATGCCATGGGACGACGTGCGGTTTATATGTACGGTGCCCTACTACCACGCAACGCAACTGGTGGTGTGAACGGCGGCTTAGGCATGACCACGTCTACCGGCTTGGCGGGTTTACTCTTACCCACTCAAGAAATCAAAGAAACAGGCGAGGTTGTAAGCATTGACGGTGTGGAGATGGAATTTCAAATGACACCAGGTACCGAAGCCCCCGCCGAAATGAATACATGGTTTGCTAAATGGAATGCTCTTTGGATGGCAGAAAACACCACCAATACTATGCACAACATTCTTACCCTACGCGGCGCACAAGTGCGTGATGCACTTAAGTGGTCAAGCTTTCTTAACGAGACCATAGAGCGTTGGGGCGACACGGTAGAAGTAAAATTTCAGAGCCATCATTGGCCAGTGTGGGGCAACGACAACATTGTTCCCTACTTCAAAAAGCAGCGCGATATTTACAAATTTACCCATGACCAATCGGTGCGTTTAATGAACCAAGGTTATAACGGTGAAGAAATATCAGAAATGCTTAAGCTACCTCCAGAGCTAGAGAGCAATTGGCCAACCCGTGGGTATTACGGCACTTTACGCCACAACAGCCGAGCGGTATACCAGCGTTACATGGGCTGGTACAACGGTAACCCATCAGATCTAAATAATTTACCGCAAGAAATGGTGGCTAAAAAATACATGGAGTTTATGGGCGGTGAAGCACAAGTATTAGAAAAGGCTCAAGCCTCTTTTGATAAAGGCGAATATCGCTGGGTGGCCGAGGTAATGAAACACGCCGTATTTGCTAACCAGCAAAACCAAGCAGCTAAAGAACTACTCGCTGACGCTTATGAACAACTTGGCTATCAGGCAGAATCTGGCCCTTGGCGCTCAGTGTATTTGCAAGGTGCTTACGAACTGCGCAATGGTGTTCCTAGCGCTGGCGGCACGCAAACAGCCACACCCGATACCATTCGAGCCATGACACCAGACATGCTGTTTGACTACCTCGCGGTGCGTTTAATAGCCGAAAAGGCGCAAGGGAAAAGCTTCACCATTAACATCGACTTTACCGACATAGACAGTCACCACAGTTTAACGTTAGAAAACGCCGTATTAAACCATAGCCAAAAACAAGTAGCCAAAGCCGACGTAAGCCTAAGTTTAAGCATGCAAACCATGAACAATATTCAGCTTAAACAGCTTAGTTTTGATGATGCCATTGCCAACGGCGACATAAAAATTGCCGGCGACAAAGTGGTGTTTGATAGCTTTTTAGCCATGCTAGACGAGTTTAACTTCTGGTTTAATATTGTAACGCCTTAA
- a CDS encoding glycoside hydrolase family 53 protein produces the protein MNITLRLVFCFAISLLAGCQTASSSSDNDDDANITAPKLRDDFIRGVDISMLPEIEALGGKYYHQSVEQDLFTILKKHGVNAIRTRLWIDPKSNTGESYGGGNNQLTRSIDLAKRAKDNGMTFLLDLHYSDFWADPKKQSKPKAWQHLSFENLNQKVYDYTAQVMQAYQAAGVVPDSVQIGNEINGGMLWPDGKNWGPGSQGFEKLSLLLKAGIQAVHDNSGEQDTQIILHLAEAGKNEYFRWWFDEIHQYGVEYDIIGMSYYPWWHGPIADVKANMEDLSNRYNKPILLVETSFPYTNANADRLENSYSDSGPIQGYQVSVNGQAQFLSDIMLLLNNLPNQQGLGIYYWEPAWLPVEGATWATKAGMAYGSDQWQMGNAWENQGLFDFGGNALPSLEIFKTQK, from the coding sequence TTGAACATAACTCTTAGATTAGTATTTTGCTTCGCCATTAGCCTACTCGCAGGCTGCCAAACAGCGAGTTCTTCCAGTGACAACGATGACGACGCCAACATAACAGCACCCAAGTTAAGGGACGATTTCATCCGCGGGGTAGATATATCAATGCTGCCAGAAATTGAGGCTTTAGGCGGCAAGTATTATCACCAAAGTGTTGAGCAAGACTTATTCACAATACTAAAAAAACACGGGGTGAATGCCATTAGGACGAGGTTATGGATAGATCCAAAATCTAACACCGGAGAGAGCTATGGCGGAGGAAATAACCAATTAACACGTTCCATAGACTTGGCTAAACGCGCCAAAGACAATGGCATGACTTTTCTACTGGATCTTCACTACAGCGACTTTTGGGCCGATCCCAAAAAACAAAGCAAGCCCAAAGCTTGGCAGCACCTATCTTTTGAAAACTTAAATCAAAAAGTATACGACTACACCGCACAGGTAATGCAAGCTTACCAAGCCGCAGGTGTAGTGCCTGATAGTGTTCAAATAGGCAATGAAATCAATGGTGGAATGCTATGGCCAGACGGCAAAAACTGGGGACCCGGTAGCCAAGGATTCGAAAAGCTATCACTACTATTAAAAGCTGGGATTCAGGCAGTACACGATAATAGCGGAGAGCAAGATACTCAAATTATTTTGCATCTTGCCGAAGCTGGTAAAAATGAATACTTTCGTTGGTGGTTTGATGAAATACATCAATACGGTGTTGAGTACGACATTATTGGTATGTCTTACTATCCTTGGTGGCACGGCCCGATTGCCGATGTAAAAGCCAATATGGAAGACCTAAGCAATCGATATAACAAGCCCATTTTGCTCGTTGAAACCTCATTCCCCTATACCAATGCAAACGCAGATAGACTAGAAAACAGTTATTCTGACTCAGGCCCAATTCAAGGTTATCAAGTGTCGGTAAACGGCCAAGCCCAATTTCTTTCCGACATAATGCTTTTACTTAATAACCTACCTAACCAGCAAGGTCTGGGCATTTATTATTGGGAGCCAGCTTGGTTACCTGTAGAAGGCGCAACCTGGGCGACAAAAGCTGGAATGGCCTACGGCAGTGATCAATGGCAAATGGGTAATGCCTGGGAAAACCAAGGCCTATTCGACTTTGGAGGCAATGCTTTACCCTCATTGGAAATATTTAAGACGCAAAAGTAA